A single Gammaproteobacteria bacterium DNA region contains:
- a CDS encoding thioredoxin domain-containing protein: MTDTPPSARPDSSDHTPPASGGRPRNRLGRETSPYLLQHAGNPVEWYPWGDEALARARDEDRPILLSIGYSACHWCHVMERESFEDDGTAALMNEHFVNIKVDREERPDLDAIYMRAVQSITGQGGWPLTAFLTPQGLPYYGGTYFPPEPRHGMPSFRQVLEAAGRAYTGRKAEVREAASRMRGLLERSMSPPDAGRASPEDLEARTGLARAACGNIARGYDTINGGFGRAPKFPQPLVLELMLRVHRGSGDDQLLSMATHTLRRMARGGIHDQLGGGFHRYTVDSSWLVPHFEKMLYDNALLASAYLQAHLYTGDAEFLAVTEKTLAYMLTDLRSPEGGFYSARDADSEGEEGLFYLWTAEEIDDLLDPSTARLFRRCYDVTPAGNFEGRNILHIPHDPESVARAEGLAPDELDTVLARASAVLLEARALREPPFRDEKIIVAWNGFAMRVLAEAGAALGRREYVRAAEQAGEFILAELRRDGRLLRSHRERPSPVGGFLEDYASLAGAFLALHEATLRAVWLDRATELAEALAEGFFDRASGLLFDTHRADQALVVRPRDATDNATPAGNSLAAEVLLRLGRLLDREDFRILAARVLASEAAAIARFPSAYGRLLTVADAFDRPGVEVVIEGDPDDDATRALLQAAHGRYLPDRLVTGDEAGRTPRAPWRLAAGDRGDRAPRAHVCHEYTCRKPVSDPHTLADQLDAAGAR; this comes from the coding sequence ATGACCGACACGCCACCATCCGCGCGGCCCGATTCCTCCGACCACACGCCGCCGGCTTCCGGCGGGCGCCCGCGCAACCGCCTGGGGCGCGAGACCAGCCCCTACCTGCTGCAGCACGCCGGAAACCCGGTGGAATGGTACCCGTGGGGCGACGAAGCGCTGGCCCGGGCGCGCGACGAGGACCGGCCCATCCTCCTCTCCATTGGCTACTCGGCCTGCCACTGGTGCCACGTGATGGAGCGCGAGTCCTTCGAGGACGACGGGACGGCCGCGCTCATGAACGAGCACTTCGTCAACATCAAGGTCGACCGGGAGGAGCGGCCCGACCTAGACGCGATCTACATGCGCGCGGTTCAGAGCATCACCGGGCAGGGGGGATGGCCGCTCACCGCTTTCCTGACCCCGCAGGGCCTGCCCTACTACGGGGGGACCTACTTCCCGCCGGAGCCCCGCCACGGCATGCCGTCGTTCCGCCAGGTGCTCGAGGCCGCCGGCCGGGCCTACACGGGGCGCAAGGCCGAAGTCCGCGAGGCCGCGAGCCGGATGCGCGGGCTGCTGGAGCGCTCCATGAGCCCTCCGGACGCGGGACGGGCGTCACCCGAAGACCTCGAGGCGCGAACCGGGCTGGCGCGCGCCGCCTGCGGCAACATCGCCCGCGGCTACGACACGATCAACGGAGGCTTCGGGCGGGCGCCCAAGTTCCCTCAGCCCTTGGTGCTGGAACTCATGCTGCGGGTTCACCGCGGTTCGGGGGACGATCAGTTGCTGTCGATGGCGACGCACACGCTGCGCAGGATGGCGCGCGGGGGCATCCACGATCAGCTGGGCGGGGGGTTCCACCGCTACACGGTCGACTCGAGCTGGCTGGTGCCGCACTTCGAGAAGATGCTCTACGACAACGCCCTGCTCGCGAGTGCGTATCTGCAGGCTCATCTGTATACGGGGGACGCCGAATTCCTGGCGGTCACCGAGAAGACGCTGGCGTACATGCTCACCGACCTGCGTTCGCCGGAGGGCGGCTTCTACTCCGCGCGCGACGCGGACTCCGAGGGCGAGGAGGGGCTGTTCTATCTCTGGACGGCGGAGGAGATCGACGACCTGCTCGACCCATCCACGGCGCGCCTGTTCCGGCGCTGCTACGACGTCACCCCGGCCGGCAACTTCGAGGGCCGCAACATCCTTCACATCCCCCACGATCCGGAGTCGGTGGCGCGGGCGGAGGGGCTCGCGCCCGACGAACTCGACACCGTGCTCGCGCGGGCGTCGGCCGTTCTGCTCGAAGCCCGGGCGCTGCGCGAACCGCCCTTCCGCGACGAGAAGATCATCGTGGCCTGGAACGGGTTTGCGATGCGCGTGCTGGCGGAAGCCGGCGCGGCCCTGGGACGGCGCGAATACGTGCGCGCGGCCGAGCAGGCCGGAGAGTTCATCCTCGCCGAACTGCGGCGCGACGGCCGCCTGCTGCGCAGCCACAGGGAACGCCCCTCCCCCGTGGGCGGGTTTCTGGAGGACTACGCGTCGCTTGCGGGGGCCTTCCTGGCGCTGCATGAAGCGACGCTGCGCGCCGTCTGGCTCGATCGCGCCACGGAGCTTGCCGAGGCCCTCGCAGAGGGATTCTTCGACCGCGCGAGCGGCCTGCTCTTCGACACGCACCGGGCCGACCAGGCGCTGGTGGTACGCCCCCGCGACGCCACCGACAACGCCACCCCGGCCGGCAATTCCCTGGCTGCGGAGGTGCTGCTGCGCCTGGGCCGCCTGCTGGACCGCGAGGACTTTCGCATCCTGGCGGCGCGGGTCCTGGCCAGCGAGGCGGCTGCGATAGCGCGCTTCCCCAGCGCGTACGGGAGGCTGCTCACGGTGGCCGACGCCTTCGACCGGCCCGGCGTGGAAGTGGTCATCGAGGGCGACCCCGACGACGACGCCACTCGAGCGCTGCTGCAGGCGGCGCACGGCCGCTACCTGCCCGACCGGCTGGTCACCGGCGACGAGGCGGGCAGGACGCCGCGGGCGCCGTGGCGGCTCGCGGCGGGCGACCGGGGCGACCGGGCGCCGCGCGCCCACGTCTGCCACGAGTACACCTGCCGGAAGCCGGTCTCCGATCCCCACACGCTGGCCGACCAGCTCGACGCCGCGGGAGCGCGCTGA